From one Microbacterium sp. 10M-3C3 genomic stretch:
- a CDS encoding sugar phosphate isomerase/epimerase family protein translates to MSRPITLFTGQWADLPFEEVARLAGEWGYDGLEIACWGDHLDVSRWDDAAYVQSRKDVLERNGLGVFAIANHLTGQAVCDDPIDQRHRDILSDRVWGDGDPEGVRARAAEDLKDTARMAAALGVSTVTGFSGSSIWKYVAMFPPASQEMIDAGYADFAERWNPILDVFEQVGVRFALEVHPSEIAYDYWTAKRTLEAIGHRGSFGFNFDPSHFVWQQLDSVAFVLDFAEHIFHVHCKESVTNLDGRNGVLGSHLSWDNPRRGWTFVSTGHGAVPWEPIFRALNAIGYDGPTSVEWEDAGMDRLVGGPEALAFVRTLAQITPPHQLFDAAFSSK, encoded by the coding sequence ATGTCTCGTCCGATCACGTTGTTCACCGGTCAGTGGGCTGATCTGCCGTTCGAGGAGGTGGCTCGTCTTGCTGGTGAGTGGGGGTATGACGGGTTGGAGATCGCGTGCTGGGGGGATCATCTGGATGTGTCGCGGTGGGATGACGCGGCGTATGTGCAGTCCCGCAAGGACGTCCTGGAGCGCAACGGGTTGGGAGTGTTCGCGATCGCGAACCATCTGACGGGGCAGGCGGTGTGCGATGACCCGATCGATCAGCGTCACCGCGACATCCTCTCGGACCGGGTGTGGGGCGACGGCGACCCGGAGGGGGTGCGGGCGCGGGCGGCGGAGGATCTGAAGGACACCGCCCGGATGGCCGCAGCCTTGGGCGTGTCCACGGTGACCGGGTTCAGCGGGTCGAGCATCTGGAAGTACGTGGCGATGTTCCCGCCCGCTTCGCAGGAGATGATCGACGCCGGGTACGCGGACTTCGCGGAGCGGTGGAATCCGATCCTGGACGTGTTCGAACAGGTCGGGGTGCGGTTCGCGCTCGAGGTGCACCCCTCGGAGATCGCGTACGACTACTGGACCGCCAAGCGCACCCTGGAAGCGATCGGGCACCGGGGCAGTTTCGGGTTCAACTTCGACCCGTCGCACTTCGTGTGGCAGCAGCTGGACTCGGTGGCGTTCGTGCTGGATTTCGCGGAGCACATCTTCCACGTGCACTGCAAGGAGTCCGTCACCAACCTCGACGGCCGCAACGGTGTCCTCGGCTCGCACCTGTCCTGGGACAACCCGCGGCGGGGGTGGACGTTCGTGTCCACCGGGCACGGCGCGGTGCCGTGGGAGCCGATCTTCCGCGCCCTCAACGCGATCGGATACGACGGCCCCACCTCCGTCGAATGGGAGGACGCCGGCATGGACCGCCTTGTCGGCGGCCCCGAAGCCCTCGCCTTCGTCCGCACACTCGCCCAGATCACCCCACCCCACCAACTCTTCGACGCCGCCTTCAGCTCCAAGTGA
- a CDS encoding ThuA domain-containing protein codes for MADVLNVLILSGHMTIEHDNAFRSFRKHNEWITTLLEDTGRFKVRVVEDPRGLPAAVIDKYDVLIVVFEGRDGFFEKAVGFGAETDAAILKFVHDDGKGIVWFHGSAAQEDRWGYPEEYNVMRGAKLSAYETGLRPRPWGEALLRTTEPRHPITEGISETWTVTGDDILTGVDLYDGAQVLLTTFDDLESYEKAPVWPMSHYPVVIPEGGIAELNGMNTDQPIAWINEYGAGRSFTITIGHDIDTFRRIEFIRMFPRGVEWAATGEVSLTGPDRRGERRFNPWPYYNGEG; via the coding sequence GTGGCCGATGTCCTGAACGTCCTCATCCTCTCCGGTCACATGACCATCGAGCATGACAACGCCTTCCGCAGCTTCCGAAAGCACAACGAGTGGATCACCACGCTGCTCGAAGACACCGGGCGCTTCAAGGTCCGCGTGGTCGAAGACCCGCGCGGCCTCCCCGCGGCGGTCATCGACAAGTACGACGTGCTCATCGTCGTCTTCGAGGGGCGTGACGGCTTCTTCGAGAAGGCCGTCGGCTTCGGCGCCGAGACCGACGCCGCGATCCTGAAGTTCGTCCACGACGACGGCAAGGGAATCGTGTGGTTCCACGGGTCGGCCGCCCAGGAGGACCGCTGGGGCTACCCGGAGGAGTACAACGTCATGCGCGGCGCGAAGCTCAGCGCCTATGAGACGGGACTGCGGCCCCGGCCGTGGGGAGAGGCGCTGCTGCGCACCACCGAGCCGCGGCATCCGATCACCGAGGGGATCAGCGAGACCTGGACGGTCACCGGCGACGACATCCTCACGGGTGTCGATCTGTACGACGGCGCGCAGGTGCTCCTGACGACCTTCGACGACCTCGAGTCGTACGAGAAGGCGCCCGTGTGGCCCATGTCGCACTACCCGGTCGTCATCCCCGAGGGCGGGATCGCCGAGCTGAACGGCATGAACACCGACCAGCCGATCGCGTGGATCAACGAGTACGGCGCGGGCCGGTCGTTCACCATCACGATCGGGCACGACATCGACACCTTCCGGCGCATCGAGTTCATCCGGATGTTCCCGCGGGGGGTCGAGTGGGCCGCGACCGGCGAGGTGTCGCTCACCGGACCCGACCGGCGCGGCGAGCGGCGCTTCAACCCGTGGCCGTACTACAACGGCGAGGGGTGA
- a CDS encoding Gfo/Idh/MocA family oxidoreductase produces the protein MSTAVRVGILGAGGIAERAMVEPAHAVDGVEVRAIGARDPERAAALAARLSVPVSGDYDTVLSDPDVDLVYLALPPIVHARWAEAALRAGKHVLCEKPLSANGATAARIAAVAAETGRRAFVGFHYRLHPFTQRLLEVIDSGVLGEIQAAEIDFSIPHFVVKPGNIRLDGDLAGGAVMDVGCYAVDLLRAAFGEPVVESASAVTYDADPRIDLQTDAVLRLPDGATARVRSSFLGDDTGAMRLHVSGSAAELEATSVIVPQWGATLRVASGADELLSEAVDPTENSYIRQLEHLRDALREGVPSILDADRGVGTMRVVDDIYRAAGLQPR, from the coding sequence GTGAGTACGGCGGTGCGCGTCGGCATCCTCGGCGCGGGCGGCATCGCCGAGCGCGCCATGGTGGAGCCGGCCCACGCGGTCGACGGCGTCGAGGTGCGCGCGATCGGCGCGCGCGATCCCGAGCGTGCGGCGGCGCTCGCGGCGCGTCTGTCCGTCCCCGTGTCCGGCGACTACGACACCGTGCTGTCCGATCCGGATGTCGACCTCGTCTACCTCGCACTGCCGCCGATCGTCCACGCGCGGTGGGCGGAGGCGGCGCTGCGCGCGGGCAAGCACGTCCTGTGCGAGAAGCCGCTGTCCGCGAACGGCGCGACGGCCGCGCGCATCGCCGCCGTCGCCGCCGAGACCGGCCGGCGCGCCTTCGTCGGCTTCCACTACCGGCTGCATCCGTTCACGCAGCGGCTGCTCGAGGTGATCGATTCGGGCGTGCTCGGAGAGATCCAGGCGGCCGAGATCGACTTCAGCATCCCGCACTTCGTCGTGAAGCCGGGGAACATCCGCTTGGACGGCGACCTCGCCGGCGGCGCCGTGATGGATGTCGGATGCTACGCGGTCGACCTGCTGCGCGCCGCCTTCGGCGAGCCGGTCGTCGAGTCGGCGTCCGCGGTGACGTACGACGCCGACCCCCGCATCGACCTGCAGACCGACGCCGTCCTGCGTCTGCCCGACGGTGCGACCGCGCGCGTGCGGTCGTCGTTCCTCGGCGACGACACGGGTGCGATGCGCCTGCACGTCTCGGGATCGGCGGCCGAGCTCGAGGCGACGAGCGTCATCGTGCCGCAGTGGGGAGCGACCCTCCGTGTCGCCTCGGGCGCGGACGAGCTCCTCTCGGAGGCCGTGGATCCGACCGAGAACAGCTACATCCGCCAGCTGGAGCACCTGCGCGACGCCCTGCGGGAGGGCGTCCCCAGCATCCTCGACGCCGACCGGGGCGTCGGCACGATGCGCGTCGTCGACGACATCTACCGCGCGGCCGGCCTGCAGCCCCGCTGA